The following proteins are encoded in a genomic region of Aquifex aeolicus VF5:
- the bioW gene encoding 6-carboxyhexanoate--CoA ligase — translation MDLFSVRMRAQKNGKHVSGAERIVKKEELETAVKELLNRPKEFDFMNVKVEKVKDFEVVKFNLKISTYSFKSPEEAREFAVKKLTQEGIKEEVAKKAVEILSKGANPKGGNMRGAVLMDIETGERLEEDKERGVRTIHFDWKDRKKVTEKLLKEGYTLRTVDALALTFKNLFCGVVAELCWSDDPDYVTGYVSGKEIGYVRITPLKEKGDPLGGRVYFVSRKELSEIIECLTQKVVLIEL, via the coding sequence ATGGATCTTTTCAGTGTAAGAATGCGGGCACAGAAAAACGGAAAGCACGTCTCGGGAGCGGAAAGGATAGTAAAAAAAGAGGAACTGGAAACCGCAGTCAAAGAACTCCTTAACAGACCGAAGGAATTTGACTTTATGAACGTAAAAGTTGAAAAGGTAAAGGATTTTGAAGTTGTGAAGTTTAACCTGAAAATATCCACATACAGTTTCAAAAGTCCGGAGGAAGCGAGGGAGTTTGCAGTAAAAAAACTCACCCAGGAAGGTATAAAAGAGGAAGTGGCAAAAAAGGCTGTGGAAATCCTGTCAAAGGGAGCAAACCCCAAAGGCGGAAATATGAGAGGTGCGGTTCTTATGGATATAGAAACAGGGGAGAGGCTTGAAGAGGACAAGGAAAGGGGAGTAAGAACCATTCACTTTGACTGGAAGGACAGGAAAAAAGTAACTGAAAAACTCCTGAAGGAAGGCTACACCCTAAGAACTGTTGACGCTCTGGCTCTGACCTTTAAGAACTTGTTTTGCGGTGTTGTGGCGGAGCTTTGCTGGAGTGATGATCCCGATTACGTCACGGGATACGTTTCGGGAAAGGAAATAGGATACGTCAGGATAACTCCCTTGAAGGAAAAGGGAGATCCTTTGGGCGGAAGGGTTTACTTCGTAAGCAGGAAAGAGTTAAGTGAGATAATTGAGTGCCTCACCCAAAAAGTAGTTCTAATTGAGTTATAA
- a CDS encoding gamma carbonic anhydrase family protein: MAIIKPYKGKYPKIHESVYLSENVVVIGDVEIGEDSSIWFGSVVRGDVNYIRIGKRTNIQDNCVVHVTHDTHPTIIGDNVTIGHRVVLHGCVLHNNILVGMGAVVMDGVEIEDYVIVGAGALVTPNKKIPSGVLVAGVPAKIVRDLREEEIKLIEESAQNYVNYKNEYLRSA; encoded by the coding sequence ATGGCGATAATTAAACCCTACAAAGGGAAGTACCCTAAAATACACGAAAGTGTTTACCTTTCCGAGAACGTCGTAGTAATTGGAGACGTGGAGATAGGAGAGGACTCAAGTATCTGGTTCGGGAGCGTGGTTCGGGGAGACGTCAATTACATAAGGATAGGGAAAAGGACGAACATTCAGGACAACTGCGTGGTTCACGTGACTCACGACACACACCCTACGATAATAGGAGACAACGTCACGATAGGACACAGAGTAGTTCTACACGGTTGCGTACTTCACAACAACATACTCGTGGGAATGGGAGCGGTTGTTATGGACGGTGTAGAGATAGAAGATTACGTAATTGTGGGAGCGGGAGCACTCGTCACTCCAAATAAAAAAATACCTTCCGGCGTTCTCGTTGCAGGTGTTCCTGCAAAGATAGTGAGGGATTTGAGAGAAGAGGAGATAAAACTCATAGAAGAGTCCGCCCAGAACTACGTGAATTACAAGAATGAGTACTTAAGAAGTGCTTAA
- the trmH gene encoding tRNA (guanosine(18)-2'-O)-methyltransferase TrmH, which produces MVMEYLVLEKRLKRLREVLEKRQKDLIVFADNVKNEHNFSAIVRTCDAVGVLYLYYYHAEGKKAKINEGITQGSHKWVFIEKVDNPVQKLLEFKNRGFQIVATWLSKESVNFREVDYTKPTVLVVGNELQGVSPEIVEIADKKIVIPMYGMAQSLNVSVATGIILYEAQRQREEKGMYSRPSLSEEEIQKILKKWAYEDVIKERKRTLSTS; this is translated from the coding sequence ATGGTAATGGAATATCTCGTTCTTGAAAAACGCTTAAAGCGCCTAAGGGAAGTGCTTGAGAAAAGACAGAAAGATTTAATAGTTTTTGCGGACAACGTGAAAAACGAGCACAACTTTTCCGCGATTGTAAGAACCTGCGATGCTGTTGGTGTTCTTTACCTTTACTACTACCACGCAGAAGGGAAAAAAGCAAAGATAAACGAGGGAATAACTCAGGGTTCCCACAAGTGGGTGTTTATAGAAAAGGTAGACAACCCCGTCCAAAAACTTCTTGAATTCAAAAATAGAGGTTTTCAGATAGTTGCCACCTGGCTCTCAAAGGAGTCGGTAAACTTCAGGGAAGTGGACTACACTAAACCCACCGTTCTCGTAGTTGGAAACGAACTTCAAGGGGTTTCCCCCGAAATAGTAGAAATTGCAGACAAGAAAATAGTAATACCCATGTACGGAATGGCCCAGAGTCTGAACGTATCGGTAGCCACCGGGATAATACTCTACGAAGCCCAGAGGCAGAGGGAAGAAAAGGGTATGTACTCAAGGCCTTCCCTTTCGGAAGAAGAAATTCAAAAGATACTCAAGAAGTGGGCTTACGAGGACGTGATAAAGGAAAGGAAAAGAACCTTAAGCACTTCTTAA
- the flgK gene encoding flagellar hook-associated protein FlgK, with amino-acid sequence MFGASFNIISQALEVYKKMIDVKNRNIANAQEENYVAEEPVVQSDLYSGITFQEVRRIQNFNFINTRNEKLSYVSYLEERRDYLSKLESVFQELSQGNGLIDYVNRFFQSYQELMKEPTNEGAKSQFLESAKMLVKTIKSRYGELTRSYNEIDYTINDYVRKVNELVKKIYKINKEIFFKYAQTKVRGEDYKTLLDQRDKYLKELSQYINVRAQEDELGRIKVYTSKGFVLVDFSENFFTLKYEGGKLIYEKDESDITNVVESGQIKGLIDAKGDIENLINKLDNLRDYLVNNVKIPVNGGGEASVFSGASINDFEVDANLETNLGNLDFSRTQDYAQNALTWWEEAKGRTKDITNYVATQKNALDSEYEVEKALYDSLEKKILERQGVSIDQEFMEIMQIQKNYEAVAKILPRIDEMFRTLLNMV; translated from the coding sequence ATGTTCGGAGCGAGCTTTAACATAATCTCTCAGGCACTTGAAGTTTACAAGAAGATGATAGACGTCAAAAACAGGAATATCGCAAACGCTCAGGAGGAAAACTACGTAGCGGAAGAACCCGTAGTTCAGAGCGACCTTTATTCGGGAATAACTTTTCAGGAAGTCAGGAGAATACAGAACTTTAACTTTATAAACACGAGAAACGAAAAACTCTCTTACGTAAGCTATCTGGAAGAGAGGAGGGATTATCTTTCAAAGCTTGAAAGTGTTTTTCAGGAACTCTCTCAGGGAAATGGATTAATAGATTACGTGAACAGGTTTTTCCAGTCCTATCAAGAACTCATGAAAGAACCGACAAACGAGGGGGCAAAGAGCCAGTTTCTGGAAAGTGCTAAAATGCTTGTAAAAACGATTAAATCAAGATACGGCGAACTGACGCGGAGTTACAACGAGATTGACTACACGATAAACGATTACGTCAGAAAAGTAAACGAACTGGTCAAAAAGATTTACAAAATTAACAAGGAAATTTTCTTCAAGTACGCTCAAACGAAAGTCCGCGGAGAGGACTACAAAACCCTTTTAGACCAGAGGGATAAATACTTAAAAGAACTTTCTCAGTACATAAACGTAAGGGCTCAGGAAGACGAGCTCGGGAGGATAAAAGTTTACACGTCAAAGGGCTTTGTGCTCGTAGACTTTTCGGAAAATTTCTTCACCTTGAAGTACGAAGGCGGAAAATTAATATACGAAAAGGACGAGAGTGATATAACGAACGTCGTGGAAAGCGGACAAATCAAAGGCTTGATTGACGCAAAAGGAGACATAGAAAACTTGATAAACAAGTTAGACAATTTGAGAGATTACTTGGTAAACAACGTAAAAATTCCCGTAAATGGTGGCGGTGAGGCAAGTGTCTTTAGTGGAGCAAGTATAAACGATTTTGAGGTAGATGCTAACCTTGAGACAAACTTAGGAAACCTTGACTTTTCAAGGACTCAGGATTACGCCCAAAACGCTTTAACGTGGTGGGAAGAGGCAAAAGGCAGAACGAAGGATATAACCAATTACGTGGCTACACAGAAAAACGCTTTAGACTCGGAGTACGAAGTGGAAAAGGCACTTTACGACTCTTTAGAAAAGAAAATCCTTGAAAGGCAAGGTGTATCCATAGATCAGGAATTTATGGAGATAATGCAGATTCAGAAAAATTACGAGGCAGTAGCGAAAATTCTTCCGAGAATAGATGAGATGTTCAGGACGCTTTTGAACATGGTGTGA
- the flgL gene encoding flagellar hook-associated protein FlgL: MRVPDLIFYLFFEKENNKIRKNVEDKYLEIVSGKKIQNPSDDPASTNQILNLKTELSKLSQFSRNRLFADTVLSYADTLLAGIEDRLKSLYSKVIQLSNQVHTPDQLKAAAKEFEEALKLLLNTANEKVGNNYIFSGNALTTKPFDENTLTYNGGNAEFEILIDEGYKSPVILNGGNIFDGIGGIGETYTVYEIEITGFDDTPDNDDTGFRVDSIEIRGDNLDEIIQKLKENFGDSMNIYLYEKSDGTPIIRLEANRDFTVTNINNTNPREIDTNSLLINRWNATRNIFETIKFIADELSEGRLLFSGPLISEDSNDYFSNNRPDYQVISKPFNKSTEVKLMEQSVERIINFRAKIGSILKELRNEQNYQEDRKLVLEKQKSEAEDADLAKSISEYERYRLAYDAIMKLFVNHKNMSILDYI, translated from the coding sequence ATGAGAGTTCCTGACCTGATTTTTTACCTCTTTTTCGAAAAGGAAAATAACAAAATTAGGAAAAATGTTGAAGATAAGTACCTAGAAATAGTGAGCGGTAAAAAAATTCAAAACCCTTCCGATGATCCCGCATCCACAAATCAAATACTGAACTTAAAAACAGAACTCAGTAAACTATCTCAGTTTTCAAGGAACAGGTTGTTTGCGGATACTGTCCTCTCGTATGCGGACACACTTCTTGCGGGAATAGAAGACCGCTTAAAGAGTCTTTACTCAAAAGTTATTCAGTTGTCAAATCAAGTTCACACTCCAGACCAGTTAAAAGCCGCAGCGAAGGAGTTTGAAGAAGCCCTGAAGCTTCTCCTGAACACCGCAAACGAGAAGGTAGGGAATAACTACATATTTTCTGGAAATGCACTGACCACAAAACCCTTTGACGAAAACACTTTAACTTACAACGGCGGGAACGCAGAATTTGAGATTTTGATAGATGAGGGTTATAAATCTCCCGTTATCTTGAATGGAGGAAATATTTTTGACGGTATAGGAGGAATAGGTGAAACTTACACCGTGTATGAAATTGAAATAACAGGGTTTGATGATACTCCTGATAACGACGATACAGGTTTTAGAGTAGACAGTATAGAAATACGAGGTGATAATTTAGATGAAATTATTCAGAAGTTAAAAGAAAATTTCGGAGATTCCATGAACATATACCTTTACGAGAAGAGTGATGGAACACCCATCATACGCCTTGAAGCAAATAGGGATTTTACTGTGACGAATATCAACAATACAAACCCACGAGAGATAGACACAAATAGTCTCCTTATAAATAGATGGAATGCGACCAGAAATATTTTTGAAACTATAAAATTTATTGCCGATGAACTGAGCGAAGGTAGATTGTTATTCAGTGGTCCTCTTATTTCTGAGGACTCAAACGATTACTTTAGTAATAATAGACCTGATTACCAAGTAATCAGTAAACCCTTTAATAAGTCAACGGAAGTAAAGTTAATGGAACAAAGTGTAGAAAGAATTATAAACTTCAGAGCAAAGATTGGAAGCATTCTCAAGGAACTAAGAAATGAACAAAACTATCAGGAAGATAGAAAACTCGTCCTTGAAAAGCAAAAATCCGAGGCTGAAGACGCGGACCTTGCAAAGTCTATTTCCGAGTACGAACGCTACAGACTCGCTTACGATGCAATTATGAAACTCTTTGTAAACCACAAGAACATGAGCATACTCGATTACATTTAA
- the accC gene encoding acetyl-CoA carboxylase biotin carboxylase subunit: MFKRVLIANRGEIAVRAIRACRELGLKTVAIYSEADKNSLHVELADEAICIGPPDPSKSYLDIPRIMSALEVSKADAVYPGYGFLSENPKFAEIVEKSGAKFIGPRSEVLAKIGDKVLAKKVAKEVGLPLVPGSDEPLEFSEAVKLASKIGYPVVIKAAAGGGGRGIRIIRDEKELREKFPLAKKEAESAFGDGRLYIEKYVINPKHIEFQVIADEHGNVYVLGERECSIQRRHQKLIEEAPSVSVSEEKRKEISEKVAEFCKRLGYTSAGTVEFLMDEEGNFYFMEMNGRIQVEHPVTEMVTGVDIVKLQLIAAMGEEIKLEKVETNGFAIEFRINAEDPVTFIPSPGQVEKLILPGGPGVRVDTHLYQGYTVPPYYDSLLAKIIVWGNTRQEAIARGKRALGELKIEGKGLKVNTEFHLRVLDQKEFIEGKHDITFVERIMV; the protein is encoded by the coding sequence ATGTTCAAAAGGGTTTTAATAGCCAACAGGGGAGAAATCGCAGTAAGGGCTATAAGGGCGTGTAGGGAACTGGGATTGAAAACTGTGGCGATTTACTCGGAGGCTGACAAAAACAGCCTCCATGTAGAACTCGCAGACGAAGCTATATGCATAGGTCCTCCCGACCCTTCAAAGAGTTATCTCGATATTCCGAGGATAATGTCCGCACTGGAAGTGAGTAAAGCTGATGCGGTGTATCCCGGCTACGGATTTTTATCCGAGAACCCAAAATTCGCGGAAATCGTAGAAAAGAGCGGGGCGAAGTTTATAGGACCACGCTCCGAGGTTCTGGCGAAGATTGGGGATAAAGTTCTGGCAAAGAAGGTTGCAAAGGAAGTAGGACTCCCTTTAGTTCCCGGAAGCGATGAGCCCCTTGAGTTTTCTGAAGCTGTGAAACTCGCTTCAAAGATAGGTTATCCCGTTGTTATAAAGGCTGCGGCCGGAGGCGGAGGAAGGGGAATAAGAATAATAAGGGATGAAAAAGAACTGAGGGAAAAGTTTCCCTTAGCGAAGAAAGAGGCGGAAAGTGCTTTCGGAGATGGTAGGCTTTACATAGAAAAGTACGTGATAAATCCCAAACACATAGAGTTTCAGGTAATTGCGGACGAACACGGAAACGTGTACGTTCTCGGAGAAAGGGAATGCTCTATTCAGAGAAGACACCAGAAGTTAATAGAAGAAGCTCCGAGTGTTTCCGTGAGTGAAGAGAAAAGAAAGGAAATCTCCGAAAAGGTAGCGGAATTTTGTAAAAGACTCGGTTACACTTCCGCGGGGACGGTTGAGTTCCTGATGGACGAAGAGGGGAACTTTTACTTTATGGAAATGAACGGAAGGATACAGGTTGAACACCCGGTAACGGAGATGGTAACGGGTGTGGACATAGTAAAGCTCCAGTTAATAGCAGCCATGGGAGAGGAGATAAAACTTGAAAAAGTGGAAACTAATGGTTTTGCTATAGAGTTCAGGATAAACGCTGAAGATCCAGTAACTTTTATTCCCTCTCCCGGGCAGGTGGAAAAATTAATCCTTCCCGGAGGTCCGGGAGTCAGAGTAGACACTCACCTGTACCAAGGCTACACAGTTCCGCCCTATTACGACTCCCTGCTTGCAAAGATAATTGTATGGGGAAATACGCGTCAGGAAGCGATAGCGAGAGGAAAAAGGGCTCTCGGAGAACTAAAGATTGAAGGAAAGGGATTAAAGGTCAACACGGAATTTCACCTTAGGGTACTTGATCAGAAAGAGTTTATAGAAGGAAAGCACGACATAACCTTTGTGGAAAGGATAATGGTTTAA
- a CDS encoding malate dehydrogenase, translating to MKKPKISVIGAGKVGENVAYLLTILGLGDVYLFARYKKGLEPAKAKALDLKQMAVLMDIDINVKGISYDKEGFEELKGSDIVVITAGIPRREGMSREDLLYENLKILKKFTDAIKEYAKDSIIIVVSNPVDTLTYATIKLTGFEPRRVIGMAGVLDSARFKNFVKEKIGISNADIRTLVLGTHGDLMVPVTSHSFIGDKPIEEVFSASEIDELIEKTRKGGAQIVSLMGTSAYYAPAASVVIMVESIINDRKRVMPCSVYVEGEAAKHYEIEGVCIGLPVVLGKKGVEDFELVNLSGYEKRELLRSAKTLKEMVSLADKLLNEL from the coding sequence ATGAAAAAGCCAAAAATTAGTGTAATAGGTGCGGGAAAGGTAGGGGAAAATGTAGCCTACCTCCTCACGATCCTCGGCCTCGGAGACGTTTACCTATTTGCGAGGTATAAAAAAGGTTTAGAACCTGCGAAAGCTAAGGCTCTTGATCTAAAACAAATGGCTGTTTTAATGGACATAGATATAAACGTTAAAGGGATTTCCTACGACAAAGAGGGTTTTGAAGAACTAAAGGGTTCAGACATCGTGGTAATTACCGCGGGAATACCTCGAAGGGAGGGGATGAGCAGGGAGGATTTACTCTACGAAAACTTAAAAATCTTGAAAAAGTTCACGGATGCGATAAAGGAATACGCGAAGGATTCAATAATTATAGTGGTTTCAAATCCTGTGGATACGCTCACTTACGCCACCATAAAGTTGACGGGATTTGAACCGAGAAGGGTTATCGGAATGGCCGGAGTTCTCGATTCCGCAAGGTTTAAAAACTTCGTAAAGGAAAAGATAGGTATATCAAACGCTGATATAAGGACTCTGGTTCTGGGAACTCACGGGGATTTAATGGTGCCAGTAACCTCGCACAGCTTTATAGGAGACAAACCGATAGAGGAAGTTTTCAGTGCAAGCGAGATAGATGAACTCATAGAAAAGACCAGAAAAGGTGGAGCGCAGATAGTATCCCTTATGGGCACTTCTGCCTACTATGCACCCGCCGCCTCGGTTGTGATAATGGTTGAGTCTATAATCAACGACAGGAAAAGGGTAATGCCTTGCTCCGTTTACGTTGAAGGGGAAGCTGCAAAGCACTACGAAATAGAAGGAGTGTGCATAGGACTGCCCGTAGTTCTCGGAAAGAAGGGAGTTGAAGACTTTGAGCTTGTAAACCTGAGCGGTTACGAAAAGAGAGAACTTCTGCGTTCTGCAAAAACTTTAAAAGAAATGGTAAGCTTAGCGGATAAACTCCTGAATGAGCTTTAA
- a CDS encoding metallophosphoesterase, with protein sequence MMYFISDTHFYHENIINLNPEVRFKGFEIVILTNLLKVLKPEDTLYHLGDFTWHFNDKNEYLRIWKALPGRKILVMGNHDKDKESLKEYFDEIYDFYKIIEHKGKRILLSHYPAKDPITERYPDRQEMVREIYFKENCDLLIHGHVHWNREGIKCACKDYRIECINANVEWNDYKPISEREIDKLISYEKAKN encoded by the coding sequence ATGATGTACTTTATCTCCGACACACACTTCTACCACGAAAACATAATAAATCTCAATCCAGAAGTAAGGTTCAAAGGTTTTGAAATAGTAATCCTTACTAACCTCCTGAAAGTTTTAAAGCCCGAAGACACTTTGTATCACCTCGGAGATTTTACTTGGCACTTTAACGACAAGAACGAGTATTTAAGAATATGGAAAGCCCTTCCGGGGAGAAAAATCCTCGTTATGGGGAACCACGACAAAGACAAAGAATCCCTGAAAGAGTACTTTGACGAAATTTACGACTTTTACAAGATAATTGAACACAAAGGAAAGAGAATACTCCTTTCCCACTACCCCGCAAAGGATCCCATAACCGAAAGGTATCCCGACAGACAGGAAATGGTAAGAGAAATTTACTTTAAAGAAAATTGCGACCTCCTAATACACGGACACGTCCACTGGAACAGAGAGGGAATAAAGTGTGCTTGTAAGGATTACAGAATAGAATGTATAAACGCAAACGTTGAGTGGAATGATTATAAGCCTATAAGTGAAAGGGAAATTGATAAACTCATTTCTTATGAAAAAGCCAAAAATTAG
- the thrS gene encoding threonine--tRNA ligase, which produces MEKIKVKIKGKEYEVEKGTPLGKIFELAGIKDALGGVINGKIIDLQTPVRESGEIKPVYRGSKESLEIMRHSLAHIMAQALKELYGAKKVHLGVGPTTEEGFYYDVEVEGHKITEEDLPKIEQKMKEIIERDYPILRRELSREEAIKLFDKLKEKYKIDIIKEIPEEEVISVYEQGDFIDLCKGPHLPSTGKAGAFKLTSISGAYWKGRSDQPQLTRIYGIAYWSDKEVKERLKFYEEVKKRDHRRLGKELEFFTIDDNVGAGLILWLPRGAIYRKVLEDYLREEHLKRGYQLVYTPHVGKSKLWETSGHLECYKQNMFPSMKIDEEEYYVKPMNCPFHIAIYKSRTRSYKELPLKLFELGTVYRYELSGVLHGLLRVRGFTQDDAHIVCTPEQVNDVIRETLDFALSTLKDFGFNEFKIYLSTRPEYSIGSDEQWEVSQNALKKAIEDLGYEYEIDEGGGAFYGPKIDVKIRDAIGRMWQLSTIQFDFNLPERFDMTYVGPDNKKHRPYMIHRALLGSIERFTGILLEHYAGLLPIWLSPTQVMIIPIADRHHEYAKKVYEFLKENGIRAEMDLREERMNAKIRDAELKKIPVILVVGDREAQNNTVSVRTKKEGNLGSMELNKFLDWIKEKIKNKE; this is translated from the coding sequence ATGGAAAAGATTAAGGTAAAGATTAAGGGAAAGGAGTACGAGGTAGAGAAGGGAACGCCTCTCGGAAAGATATTTGAGCTTGCAGGTATAAAAGACGCCCTCGGCGGAGTAATAAACGGAAAGATCATAGATCTGCAAACACCCGTAAGGGAATCGGGTGAGATAAAGCCCGTATATAGGGGATCAAAGGAAAGCCTTGAGATAATGAGGCACTCCCTCGCACACATAATGGCACAAGCCTTAAAGGAACTCTACGGGGCTAAAAAGGTTCACCTAGGAGTTGGGCCAACCACCGAGGAGGGCTTTTACTACGACGTTGAAGTAGAAGGACACAAGATAACTGAAGAGGATCTTCCCAAAATAGAACAAAAGATGAAGGAGATAATAGAGAGGGATTATCCCATTCTGAGGAGGGAGCTCTCAAGGGAGGAGGCGATAAAACTCTTTGACAAATTAAAGGAAAAGTACAAGATAGACATAATAAAGGAGATACCAGAAGAGGAAGTCATTTCCGTTTACGAACAGGGGGACTTTATAGACCTCTGCAAAGGACCTCACCTCCCTTCAACGGGGAAGGCAGGAGCCTTTAAACTCACTTCAATTTCAGGGGCTTACTGGAAGGGAAGGAGTGATCAGCCTCAGCTCACAAGGATTTACGGTATAGCTTACTGGAGCGACAAAGAAGTAAAGGAAAGGCTAAAGTTCTACGAGGAAGTAAAGAAGAGGGATCACAGGAGACTCGGAAAGGAACTGGAGTTCTTCACGATAGACGACAACGTGGGAGCTGGATTAATTCTGTGGCTTCCGAGGGGAGCAATATACAGAAAGGTTCTGGAAGACTATTTAAGGGAAGAACACCTAAAGAGAGGATACCAGCTCGTTTACACTCCCCACGTAGGAAAATCCAAGCTCTGGGAAACGAGCGGACACCTTGAGTGCTACAAACAGAACATGTTTCCTTCCATGAAGATAGACGAAGAGGAGTACTACGTAAAGCCCATGAATTGCCCCTTCCACATAGCAATATACAAGAGCAGGACAAGGAGCTACAAGGAACTACCTCTAAAACTCTTTGAACTTGGAACGGTTTACAGGTACGAGCTCTCTGGAGTTCTCCACGGACTACTCAGAGTTAGGGGCTTTACGCAGGACGACGCTCACATAGTCTGCACACCCGAGCAGGTTAATGATGTGATAAGGGAAACTCTGGACTTCGCCCTGAGTACCTTAAAAGACTTCGGATTTAACGAGTTCAAGATTTACCTCTCCACGAGACCCGAGTACTCAATAGGTTCCGACGAGCAGTGGGAAGTTTCTCAGAACGCCCTTAAAAAGGCGATAGAAGATTTAGGCTACGAGTACGAGATAGACGAAGGAGGCGGAGCCTTCTACGGTCCGAAGATAGACGTAAAGATAAGGGACGCCATAGGCAGGATGTGGCAACTCTCCACCATACAGTTTGACTTCAACCTTCCCGAAAGGTTTGACATGACTTACGTTGGGCCCGACAACAAGAAACACAGACCTTACATGATACACAGGGCACTCCTCGGTTCCATAGAGAGGTTTACGGGAATCCTCCTTGAACACTACGCGGGACTCCTTCCCATATGGCTCTCACCAACGCAGGTAATGATTATCCCCATAGCGGATCGTCACCACGAGTACGCTAAGAAAGTCTACGAGTTCCTGAAGGAAAACGGCATAAGGGCCGAAATGGACTTAAGAGAAGAGAGAATGAATGCGAAGATAAGGGACGCAGAACTGAAGAAAATACCGGTTATCTTGGTCGTAGGTGATAGGGAAGCTCAGAACAATACGGTATCCGTGAGAACCAAAAAGGAAGGAAATCTCGGCAGTATGGAACTTAATAAATTCCTTGACTGGATTAAAGAAAAGATAAAAAATAAAGAGTAA
- a CDS encoding HepT-like ribonuclease domain-containing protein, whose amino-acid sequence MKKSPKISLILEAFQNLEKAYVDLKKNLEIPKEEFVKNKLVQDRVRIDFNLAFESTMRVCRHLSAVYGVKTSSRDCLPKIAEHIGLPFADRLKKFSEFYFRYRDLKDTVSPEELYDFLKENLVLFKEFARGVVEYIKKTTGNYLLIDFDLLNEKAKFIKDSVKKIDFVLSQGEEEFKKTPMYYDRVKYFYQVAYDSLFDICKHLAPKFGIKKFGDDCLTKMVEKGVIPPEYYETVLKMTLLKNKLISTWEVSPEELYRSLKELNDKFIPVLREISKSLKLLLEKKAKEVGKEA is encoded by the coding sequence ATGAAGAAATCTCCCAAAATCAGTTTAATACTTGAAGCTTTCCAGAACCTTGAAAAGGCTTACGTTGACCTCAAAAAGAACCTTGAAATTCCAAAGGAGGAATTTGTTAAGAATAAACTTGTTCAGGACAGGGTGAGGATAGACTTTAACCTCGCCTTTGAGAGTACAATGAGGGTGTGCAGGCACCTCTCCGCTGTTTACGGCGTAAAAACCTCTTCAAGGGACTGCCTTCCTAAAATTGCCGAGCATATAGGTCTTCCCTTTGCGGACAGGTTAAAGAAATTTTCCGAATTTTACTTCCGCTACAGGGACTTAAAAGACACCGTTTCTCCAGAAGAACTCTATGACTTTTTAAAGGAAAACCTCGTCCTTTTTAAAGAGTTTGCGAGGGGTGTTGTAGAGTACATAAAGAAGACCACGGGCAATTACCTGTTGATAGACTTTGACCTTCTGAACGAAAAAGCGAAGTTCATAAAGGATTCCGTGAAGAAGATAGACTTCGTCCTGTCTCAGGGAGAAGAAGAGTTCAAGAAAACGCCTATGTACTACGACAGGGTGAAGTACTTCTATCAGGTGGCTTACGACTCGCTGTTTGACATATGCAAGCACCTCGCTCCAAAGTTCGGCATAAAGAAGTTCGGGGATGATTGCCTAACGAAAATGGTGGAAAAGGGGGTAATCCCTCCTGAATATTACGAAACTGTTCTGAAAATGACGCTCCTTAAGAACAAGCTCATAAGCACGTGGGAGGTGAGTCCGGAAGAGCTTTACAGAAGTCTTAAAGAGCTAAATGACAAGTTCATCCCCGTTCTCAGGGAAATATCAAAGAGTTTAAAATTATTACTTGAGAAAAAAGCAAAGGAAGTGGGGAAAGAAGCATGA